A window of Gemmatimonadota bacterium contains these coding sequences:
- a CDS encoding EF-hand domain-containing protein, whose amino-acid sequence MPLPTIPKRSLRYIPIFFICCIALFCITAHAHPIPQSGTHLIPRQTIPYRPATKISSSTPFRVGDTLTLPAYSFQLVGGGKYHTTTTCRYVGDHCYIFVEDDMWNTPRVTQTGIESLAHAFDKSTARHPDRGIYETVTDLFGDPPDVDADPRILILVLDVLDSPITGITFVGYIDTDNEAPPVSREIIYIDARPLDIDSSLARATLAHEFQHLIHWKADHDEAKWLDEGCSEYAELACGYKDTTAAATENFLSFATNTDLTHWEDQFFDFDQAYLYMTYFAQRYGNGALRKLVADPDSSIASIDNVLQSLNAPERFDHLFGQWAAALYLDGEGDLGYRAIDLHPAKREALTVPTNNLTRRATRWGIDYLDLGETPGLAFTIQSTGDNDLLVTLIAEGNQPFAAPIPISASQSKRIHTSGTIARSLAITSTSGTTLGYTLSVSELASGPAASDFDGDGEIGFSDFLAFTSVFGKTAGDVGFDPTFDLDGDLRVTFPDFLIFVQNFGADF is encoded by the coding sequence ATGCCTTTGCCGACAATTCCCAAACGCTCTTTGCGTTACATCCCTATTTTTTTTATCTGCTGCATTGCGCTTTTTTGCATCACAGCCCACGCCCACCCCATCCCTCAAAGCGGAACCCACCTGATTCCACGTCAAACCATACCCTATCGTCCCGCAACCAAAATATCCTCCTCCACACCTTTTCGCGTTGGCGATACGCTCACGCTGCCGGCTTACAGTTTTCAACTCGTTGGCGGGGGGAAATACCACACCACAACAACCTGTCGCTATGTGGGTGACCACTGCTACATTTTTGTAGAAGACGACATGTGGAACACCCCGCGCGTAACTCAAACGGGCATTGAATCCCTTGCACACGCATTTGATAAATCCACAGCACGCCATCCCGACCGCGGCATTTACGAAACTGTCACCGACCTCTTTGGTGATCCTCCGGATGTCGATGCCGATCCCCGCATACTCATCCTGGTACTCGACGTGCTCGACAGTCCAATCACGGGCATCACATTTGTCGGTTATATCGATACCGACAACGAAGCCCCGCCCGTCTCGCGCGAAATCATTTATATCGACGCCCGCCCGCTCGACATTGACAGCAGCCTCGCACGCGCCACACTTGCCCACGAATTTCAGCACCTGATCCACTGGAAAGCCGACCACGACGAAGCCAAATGGCTCGACGAAGGGTGCTCGGAATACGCTGAACTCGCCTGTGGATACAAAGACACGACAGCAGCCGCGACCGAAAATTTTCTCTCGTTCGCGACCAATACAGACCTCACCCATTGGGAAGATCAGTTTTTTGATTTTGACCAGGCATATCTCTACATGACGTACTTCGCACAGCGCTATGGCAACGGCGCACTCCGCAAACTCGTCGCAGACCCGGACAGCAGCATAGCGAGCATCGACAATGTCCTTCAATCGCTCAACGCACCCGAACGCTTCGATCACCTCTTTGGGCAATGGGCCGCTGCCCTGTACCTCGACGGCGAGGGCGACCTCGGCTATCGCGCCATTGACCTGCACCCGGCAAAGCGCGAAGCCCTCACCGTCCCGACCAATAACCTCACGCGACGCGCCACGCGCTGGGGCATAGACTATCTCGATCTGGGCGAAACACCCGGTCTCGCCTTCACCATTCAATCCACAGGTGACAACGACCTCCTCGTCACACTCATCGCCGAAGGGAATCAACCCTTCGCCGCACCGATCCCCATTTCAGCCTCACAGAGCAAACGCATTCACACATCCGGCACTATTGCCAGAAGCCTCGCCATCACCTCCACATCTGGCACAACACTCGGTTACACCCTCTCCGTATCTGAACTCGCGTCCGGTCCCGCAGCCTCAGACTTTGACGGCGACGGTGAAATCGGCTTCTCGGACTTCCTCGCCTTTACCTCTGTCTTTGGCAAAACCGCAGGCGACGTTGGCTTCGATCCCACCTTTGACCTCGACGGTGACCTGCGCGTTACCTTCCCGGACTTCCTCATCTTTGTCCAGAACTTCGGCGCAGACTTTTAA
- a CDS encoding BamA/TamA family outer membrane protein, whose amino-acid sequence MSHKLTQTILILLTLSTQALAQFDANHPELNWRVIETEHFKVYYHQGLEKLAPRAAQVAENAYGPIASFYNFDPDSKVRIILKDTEDYANGAAYYYHNTIEIWVSNLDFALRGSTDWLPNVITHELTHIIALQLARKSSRRIPAIFVNYLQYQGEGKRDDILAGYPNVLAAYAIPATIIPPWFAEGTAQYMAPGAQHDRWDSHRDMILRQATRNGSLLTRDEMSVFGAKTGLGFEKVYDHGYSLTLFMVDTFGRDKLPELYRQMKVWWRTDFGGAIRATLGISASELHARWVASLEKRYAAQIAQIETNPEQGDLIREDGYLNLHPRWSPDGTKLAYLSNKGRDYGRTSLMVYTLADSSEEIAAPSAVTAFDWSTNGEQFLYARHSQPNKYGGRQWDLYTIDPKAAKPSLYQNVKTAIGLARTTFPGETRLSTGSRGIHPTYSPDGTQIAFVKNGGGSTNLCILDIAADTIRYLTTFDDGSQVATPRWSPDGSQIAFSLYRIGTSRDIATIPATGGDYTVRVASPETDRDPCWTPDGSSLVFASDHDGIFNLYRANLSSGAIDRLTRVYGGAFQPHVHPDGDRIAYAHYGKNAYEIRVISQPLNEPVSRNIFRVEPFASATPKPAIASRPYKNEFATTTILPRLAIDSGKLKLGAIAGSDDVLRKQTFFISGLLAHDLDMDLYALYEYRKKRPTFFLEAYRLSRHVEEDVISRDEDFRIYNRTFALTGIEIGGKYTMRRGGMIDARLVYNRTGAVLDQARFNGLNRDIVAATTLNGFDLALTYRLDAISRSRNSEINPRSGRRLALRYDRYFNWFISGFEENTSLIVETYDRYFYNQLSLDWNEFIPVAPGRSALSFRFFGGVIDREVDDTFDFFLGGLPGMKGYTFYSLEGRRALMWRSAYRFPLWSRIDRQTGPIYSDQLYGAFFAGIARAWDGTPDDAILKRGWKRELGTQLRYDATSFYLFPTRASIDVAYGFDHVPLQRPGDPLERSGLKIYFTLLFGFVTDVGKGNF is encoded by the coding sequence ATGTCTCACAAACTCACACAAACAATTCTCATCCTCCTGACCCTGAGTACACAGGCCCTCGCGCAATTTGACGCCAATCATCCAGAACTAAACTGGCGCGTCATAGAAACCGAACACTTCAAAGTCTATTACCATCAAGGCCTGGAAAAACTGGCTCCGCGCGCTGCACAGGTCGCCGAAAACGCGTACGGCCCAATCGCCTCCTTTTACAATTTTGACCCCGACAGCAAAGTCCGCATCATCCTCAAGGATACCGAAGACTATGCCAATGGCGCGGCGTATTATTACCACAATACCATCGAAATCTGGGTTTCCAACCTCGACTTTGCACTGCGCGGTAGTACAGATTGGCTCCCAAATGTGATAACGCACGAATTGACGCACATCATCGCCCTCCAGCTCGCCCGAAAATCCTCGCGGCGCATCCCCGCCATCTTCGTCAACTACCTGCAATATCAGGGCGAAGGCAAACGCGACGACATCCTCGCTGGCTACCCCAATGTCCTGGCCGCGTATGCCATTCCCGCCACCATCATTCCACCCTGGTTTGCCGAAGGCACAGCGCAATACATGGCACCGGGCGCACAACACGACCGCTGGGACTCGCACCGCGATATGATCTTGCGTCAGGCCACGCGCAATGGAAGCTTGCTCACCCGCGACGAAATGTCCGTCTTCGGCGCGAAAACAGGTCTCGGATTTGAAAAAGTGTACGACCACGGATACTCGCTCACCCTCTTTATGGTCGATACTTTTGGGCGCGACAAACTCCCCGAATTGTATCGGCAAATGAAAGTCTGGTGGCGCACGGATTTTGGCGGCGCAATCCGCGCGACCCTGGGCATCTCTGCAAGCGAATTGCACGCGCGCTGGGTCGCATCGCTCGAAAAACGCTATGCGGCACAAATCGCACAGATCGAAACCAATCCCGAACAGGGCGACCTCATCCGCGAAGACGGCTACCTCAATCTGCACCCCCGCTGGTCGCCCGACGGCACAAAACTCGCCTATCTCTCCAATAAAGGGCGCGATTACGGGCGCACGAGTTTGATGGTCTATACCCTCGCCGACAGCAGCGAAGAAATCGCCGCCCCCAGCGCGGTCACGGCCTTTGACTGGTCAACCAATGGCGAGCAATTCCTCTACGCGCGCCACAGCCAGCCCAACAAATATGGCGGGCGGCAATGGGACCTCTACACCATAGATCCCAAAGCCGCGAAACCGAGCCTGTATCAAAATGTCAAAACCGCCATTGGCCTCGCGCGTACCACCTTCCCCGGCGAAACGCGTCTCAGCACAGGCTCGCGCGGCATTCACCCGACCTATTCGCCAGACGGAACGCAAATTGCGTTTGTCAAAAACGGCGGGGGCAGCACCAACCTCTGTATCCTCGACATCGCGGCAGACACCATACGCTACCTCACAACCTTTGACGATGGCTCACAAGTCGCCACCCCGCGCTGGTCGCCCGATGGATCGCAAATCGCATTCTCGCTCTACCGAATCGGCACCTCGCGGGACATCGCCACCATTCCCGCAACCGGTGGCGACTACACAGTGCGCGTCGCCTCACCCGAAACCGACCGCGACCCGTGCTGGACACCCGATGGGTCATCCCTCGTATTTGCCTCTGACCACGACGGCATCTTCAACCTGTATCGCGCCAATCTATCCAGCGGCGCAATAGACCGCCTCACCCGCGTGTACGGCGGCGCATTTCAACCCCATGTGCATCCAGATGGCGACCGCATCGCCTATGCCCACTACGGCAAAAACGCCTACGAAATTCGCGTTATTTCCCAGCCGCTAAATGAACCCGTATCGAGAAATATCTTTCGGGTCGAACCCTTCGCGTCCGCAACGCCCAAACCCGCAATAGCGAGCCGCCCATACAAAAATGAATTTGCAACCACCACCATACTTCCGCGTCTGGCAATCGACAGCGGCAAACTCAAACTCGGCGCCATAGCGGGATCCGACGATGTCTTGCGAAAACAAACCTTTTTCATCAGTGGCCTGCTCGCCCACGATCTGGACATGGATTTATACGCGCTTTACGAATACCGCAAAAAACGGCCCACCTTCTTTCTCGAAGCCTATCGTCTATCGCGCCACGTTGAAGAAGATGTCATCAGCCGCGACGAAGACTTCCGCATCTACAACCGCACCTTTGCGCTGACGGGCATCGAAATAGGGGGCAAATACACCATGAGGCGCGGCGGTATGATCGACGCCCGCCTCGTGTACAATCGCACGGGCGCGGTTCTGGATCAGGCGCGGTTCAATGGCCTCAATCGCGATATAGTAGCCGCCACAACCCTCAACGGATTTGACCTCGCCCTCACCTATCGCCTCGATGCCATAAGCCGCTCGCGCAACTCGGAAATCAACCCCCGATCTGGACGCCGTCTCGCGCTGCGTTACGATCGCTATTTCAACTGGTTCATCAGCGGCTTTGAGGAAAATACCTCGCTAATCGTCGAAACCTATGACCGCTATTTCTACAACCAACTCTCCCTCGACTGGAACGAATTTATCCCGGTTGCCCCCGGCCGCAGTGCGCTGAGTTTCCGCTTTTTTGGCGGCGTGATCGACCGCGAAGTTGACGACACCTTTGACTTCTTCCTCGGCGGCTTACCCGGCATGAAAGGATATACGTTTTACAGCCTGGAAGGCCGCCGCGCCCTGATGTGGCGGTCGGCTTATCGCTTTCCCCTCTGGTCGCGCATCGACCGACAAACCGGCCCGATCTACTCAGACCAGCTCTACGGCGCATTCTTTGCCGGAATCGCCCGCGCCTGGGATGGCACACCCGACGATGCGATACTCAAACGCGGCTGGAAACGCGAACTGGGCACGCAGTTGCGCTACGACGCCACCTCGTTTTATCTTTTTCCCACACGCGCCAGCATCGACGTGGCCTATGGATTCGACCATGTGCCTTTGCAACGGCCCGGCGATCCACTTGAACGAAGTGGCTTGAAGATTTATTTTACATTATTATTTGGATTTGTTACAGATGTTGGGAAAGGCAACTTTTAG